Genomic DNA from uncultured Methanospirillum sp.:
CTGAATGACAACGATATTGCTGTCATCGTCAACACAGCAGAAGATCTCTGGTACCAGGGCGGGCACATCTCTCCTGATATCGACACGGTGATGTACCTCTTTGCCGGAATTCTCAACACCAAAACCTGGTGGGGAATTGACGGTGACACGTTCGTAACCCATGAACAGTTCAGATCCCTAGGAGTCGACACATACCTTGCTGTTGGTGACCGGGACCGGGCAGTTGAGCTTCTCAGGGGAGAACTGCTCAAAGGAGGGATGACGCTCTCGCAGGCTACAAGGGAGCTCTGCTCAAGACTGTCAGTTCAGGCATCGGTGTTCCCGATGACAGACCAGGAGTACACCACGATGATCGAGACCGAGGGCGGGATCATTCATTTCCAGGAGTACTGGGTCAGGCACAGGGGGAGTGTGGCGATCAGGAAAGTCCTCAGAGTCCCTGATACCAGGCCTGATGCCTGCACCGGAGCACTGGAGGCGATGGAGAAGAGTGATCTCATCATCATCGGACCGAGCAACCCGATAACAAGCATCTCGCCAATCCTCGAATGCAGCGGGATGGTCGATCTGCTGAAAAAGAAACCGGTGGTTGCAGTAAGCCCATTCATCGGTGACAAACCGGTGAGCGGGCCTGCCCATGATCTCATGGTCGCTCTGGGTTTTGAGCCAACCTCTGCGGGAGTGTACGCTGCTTACGCAGATTTCATCGATCTCTTCATTCAGGACATCCGTGACCCGGTTGAGGTTCCTGGTGCCATCAGGTGCGATACCCTCATGACCACTCCGGAGATCGCAAAAGGGATTATGGATCTGATCCTGACCCGTATGCCGGTCTGAAGACCGAGAAAAAATGATTGCAGATCTGCAATTATTGTATTATTTTTCTGCTGCCCGGCTCAAGAGACCTGATGCAGCCTGTGCTGCTCCTGCAAGGATATCAGCCTCACCCGGGATCTCTTTGTCATGCATCAGCACCCGCCCGTTGCAGAGTACGGTGCTGACTAATCCGCCTGATGCTGCATACACCAGGTTGGAGACAGGGTTATGGAGCGGGACCATCGAGGGGTGATCGAGTGAGACCAGTACAATGTCTGCCTGCTGTCCGGCTGCCAGCGAACCACCGGGGATGCCAAGAGCCCTGGCACCACATGTAGTTGCCATGGCCAGAGCCTCCTCTGCCGGAAGGAGGGTATCCTGCTTCCAGAAGAACTTCTGGCCGATTGCAGCGACCTTCATCTCCTCAAGCATGTCCAGGTTGTTGTTCGATGAACATCCGTCGGTTGCTAGGGCGACATTCACCCCGGCATCCCGGAGGGCTGGATACGGCATGGCACGTCCGGTTGCGAGTTTCATGTTGCTCACCGGATTATGGGCGACGTGGGATCCACGTTCTGCCAGCAGCCGGCAGTCTGCATCCTCAAGCCAGCAACCGTGTGCAGCGAGCGTCCGCTCGGACAGGCATCCACACCGGTCAAGAAGTGCTGCGGGAGTGACACCGTGTGCCTTCTTGCAGTCAAGTACCTCCTGTTCAGTCTCGCTCAGGTGGATATGGAGCATGATATCCTCATCCCTGCTGTACGATCCACACCATTCCAGATGCTCGGGCGGAACAGTGTACGGGGCATGAGGCCCGACAGCCGGAGTGATGCGCGGGTTGTTCATCCCTCTGATGTGGGCAACCAGTTTCTCGGTCGCCTTCACTTCGGCCTCAAACTTTTCAGGCAGCCCGAAGGTGATGAACCCATGGCAGAGGACAGCACGAATTCCACTCTCGTCAACCGCTTTTGCAGCCTCTTCCATGAAGAAGTACATATCGTTGAACGCAACCGTTCCGCTCCTGATCATCTCAAGACAGGCGAGTTTTGTTCCCCAGTACACGTCCTCGCCGGTGAGATGGGCTTCTAGTGGCCAGATCTTCTCTGAAAGCCATTGCTGCAGGTGCATATCATCAGCATATCCCCGCAGAAGGGTCATCGCAGCATGCGTGTGGGCGTTGACAAGCCCGGGAATGGCAAGTGTCTTTTCTGCCGAGATCTGGTGCTCTGCCTCTCCCTTACACTTTTTTCCGATTCCCTCACCGATATCGCGGATCGTGCCGGTCTCATCAATGAAGATGTCAGCGATCCGATCTCCGATCCTGGTTCCGGTGATGAGGATCGATCCCTCCCTTTTGAAGAGATCAGGGTCATGTACACACGCACTCATAATTCTCAGTACTATCTCGCAGGCATGAACGCATAAGTGCTTTGCATCATGTCTTCCGTACCACGCTCACCTCAAGGGGGCAGGATCCGCACCAAAGGTTTTGCCCCTGTATGCACAAGTACTAGGGTTGCATATGCGAGTCCCTATCAATACTATCACCCCTGAGTCATCCACAGCAGATATTACCGGATGGGCACACGAGATCCGTGATCTCGGTGGCCTTGCGTTTCTCCTCCTCAGAGACAGGACCGGAATCATCCAGGTTACTGTGCCCAAGAAGAAAGCAGCACCCGAAGTTGTCGAGGCACTCAAGGATATATCCCGTGAATCGGTAGTCAGGGTAACCGGGACCGTCAAGCCGGAAGGGAAGGCTCCAGGAGGCCGAGAGGTCATCCCTGACCGGATAGAGGTTGTCAGTAAAGCAGCAACCCCGCTCCCGCTCGATGTTGCAGAGAAGGTCCCTGCCGAACTGGACACCAGGCTCGACAACCGGTTCCTTGACGCCAGGCGCCCCCGGGTGAGTGCAGTCTTCAAGATCCGCAGTGCAGTTCAACACGCAACCCGTAACTTCCTCTTTGACAACGATTTCATCGAGATCACAACCTCCAAGATCGTTGCTGCAGCAACAGAGGGAGGCACTGAGCTCTTCCCTATTGCATACTTTGAGAAGGAGGCATTTCTCAACCAGAGCCCGCAGCTCTACAAACAGATGATGATGGCTGCAGGGTTTGAGAAGGTCTACGAGATCGGCCCGATCTTCAGGGCAGAGGAGCACAATACAACAAAGCACCTCAACGAGGCCACCTCTATAGATGTTGAGGTCTCATTCGCCACCCATGAGGACGTCATGCAGGTGCTTGAAGATCTTGTCAGGTCAGTCTACTCGTTCGTTGATACAAACTGCGGCACTGCGATCGCAGACCTTGAGATCGACTCGTTCGCTGTCCCTGAGAAGAACTTCCCCCGGCTTTCATACACTGATGCGATCGAAATCGCTAGCAAGGGTATGGAAGAGCCGATCAAATTCGGTGATGATATCGGCACCGCTGCCGAGAGGGCTATCGGCGAAGAGATGGGCAGGCATTACTTCATTGTGGACTGGCCCAGCTCTATCAGACCATACTACGCAATGCCGTACGAGAACGAACCTGAGATTTGTAAGGCATTTGATATGATGCACCCGAGAATGGAACTCTCGAGCGGTGCACAGCGTGTTCACCAGCATGATCTCCTCGTCTCGCAGATCGCAAAGAAAGGTTTGAACCCTGACAACTTTGAGTTCTACTTAAGTCCGTTCAAGTACGGTATGCCTCCGCATGCTGGATGGGGTCTTGGTGCTGACCGGCTGGTTGCAACGATGCTCGGGCTCCAGAATGTCAGGGAAGCAGTTCTGTTCCCACGCGACCGGCACCGTGTTGTCCCCTGATTAGGATACAGGAATCATATCATGAAACCCTTCATCCCCGGCCAGATCCTCCCGACTACGGTAGTCGGGAGTTTCCCTGCCGAACCACAACGGACGCTCAGGAGTCTGCTGGATCCGTTCCATGAGGCGGTCTGCCAGGCTGTAGATGCACAGATCTCGGCAGGGATCACCATCATCTCAGACGGGCAGGTGAGGGGGGATATGATAGGGACGTTTGCCTCACGACTCCCGGGAATCAGTGGAAAGGATGTCATCGGCAAGGTGATGCCATCCGGACAGACGATAACCACTAAAGATACCAGGTATGCCCGGACCCGGCATCAGTATGTCAAAGGACTTGTGACCGGCCCCTCCACCCTCTCTCATGGGTTGCACCTAAGCACAGCGAACTACCGGTCCCGTGATGAGTTGATACCAGATATCGCAGAGGCCCTTGCCACTGAAGCGCGCGCACTTGGAGAGGTAGGGATCACAATGCTCCAGATCGACGAGCCGATCTTCTCAACCGGGGTTGCAGATCTCGATCTGGGAAGGAAGGCGATCGAACAGATTGTTCGGCAGGTTTCAGTGCCGGTCTGTCTCCATGTGTGTGGGCCACTCTCCAGGATCATCAACGAGTATGTCAGAATGCCGGTTCAGGTACTCGACTTTGAAGGAAGTGTAGACCCTGAAAACCTCTCTTCCCTCTCATCCCAGGACCTGAAGGGCAAGTACATAGGGTACGGGTGCGTGGACTCATCAACGCCAAAGCTTGAGGATCTGGAGACTGTCATTACCCGGATTCGGGCCGGAGTGGAAGAACTCGGGGCCGAGCGGCTTATTCTCGATCCTGACTGTGGTCTCAGGATGCTGCCGCAGGATGTGGCATATGCCAAGTTGTCGCGGCTCTGCGAAGCGGCCGCAGCAGTCAGGGCTGAAACCGGTACCGATGATCATCAGTAAGAAGAAGAATTATCTCTGGTCAGTACCCTTGTTTGAAAAGACTGATGTTATCCCATGAGTAACGTCTGAGTACAGGAGATATCGGTGGAGTTATGCGTATCCCAGGTCTGAACGGTCAGCAGGTTCTTGCAGCTGCAGTATTAATATCAGCGGTCTTCTTTCTCGGTGTAAAACTCCTGAATCCTACTCCTCTCGTCATCTGGAGCACAGGGACGGACTTCGTCATCCAGACCGAACATATCGGGGATGTATATACCATCACTGATGTTGCCATCATCATCTGTGCATCCCTTGTGGTCTGCGCGAGTGCACTGATCCTGCTCTTTTACGATCAGATCCATATTGTCGCCTCTCCACTACCGGTCCAGACAAAATCATCAGAGCCCGAGGTCCCGTTGCCGTCCCCTCTTGAAGAGCGACGACGCAAGTGGGAGGCAGTGCTTCCAACACTCAAGGAGGATCAGCAGCTCATCTACCAGAGTATTCTGGATGCTGACGGGCTCATCCCCCAGAGTGATATCGTGGAGAAGACCGGGCTTTCCAAGTCAAACGTCAGCAGAACGCTTGACATTCTTGAGAGTATGGGGCTTATCGAGAGAAGGCGCAGAGGAATGGGGAATATCATTCTCCTGAAATAACCATGAGAGTCGAACCTGAACGAGTTGCGATCGTAATCGGCCTGGTCATCTGCGGGCTCCTGATGGCAGGCGTCGGGAACTATATCATGGATTCCCACCAGCCTGTCAGGCAGGAGAGTCAGCTTCTGGAGAATTTTCTGATCATGCAGTCAATGGCAGGAAAGAACACGACCCCTTCCAACCTCACTTATGTGATGGGCAGTACCGGGCTTGTGGTCAGTTTCAACGATCTCCTGACCGACAACGGAGCCCGGGTTCACCGGACCCCAAAGGCAACAACAAAAGTCAACACCAGTTGATCAGATCTGGCAGTATTGATCCCGGAGTTGTCTGCGAAGCAGTTTCCATCCTCCAACCCGGGGAAGGTTCCCCACAATAATTGTTTTTCGTGGGATCTTGTATCCTGCAAGATGTTTTCTGGCAAAGGCCACAAGGCTCTCGTGGGTGACGGTGCACCCAGCCTTTGGTACTACGGCTGCTGCAGGAATCTCACCCTTCTCTTCATCAGGGCAGCCGAAGATTGCGATATCAGCGATGTCTGGATGGAGAATCAGGGAGTTTTCAACCTCGGTAGGGTAGATCTTCCAGCCAGACATGATGATCATATCCTTTTTACGGTCAGTGATGACCAGCATCCCGTTCTTATCGATGTACCCGACATCCCCGGTGAGGAACCAACCATCCGGGAGGAACACTGCCGCAGTCTCTTCAGGTTTCTGCCAGTACCCGAGTGCAACAGCCGGGCCACGGATTGCAATCTCACCCGCTTGTGTATCAGGAAGTGTTATTGATGGGTCGTCTTCATGAACCACCCGAATTTCGGTATATCCCACCGGGGTCCCCACACTGTTGTACTCATCTGCCTCGGGATAATGTTCTGGCCTGATAACCGTGCCTGATCCAATAACAATGGTTTCAGACAGGCCGTAGGCATTGATGACTGGGATGCCGAAGCGATGATGGAAAGCCCGCCAGGTGGGAGAATGCATCGGACCTCCCCCACTGATGATTCGCCTGACTGATACAAGGTTTGAATCAGTCTCCGGGGATGTCTCCATGATACTATGGATAACCGGAGGCATGGAGGAGAGGACCGTGACCTTGAATTCCTTTACTAGAGCCATGTACTTATCTAATTGGAACCGTTCCAAAATGACCCAGGTTCCCCCTTGTTTCAGAACAGAGATGCCCCAGCTGATACCCACATGTCCCATCGGGTAAATTCCCAGGTAAACATCGTCGCCTCTCAGTTCTAGTGCATCACGCTCTGCCTCCAATGCTGCCATCCAACCCCCCTGGGTGAGCATGGCCCCTTTCGGTCTTCCGGTAGTTCCGGATGTGTACTGGATCTGTGAGAGATCATCCGGGTGGCAGGGATGAGGATAACGGAGCGGGGCAGACAAACGAAAATGCTCCAGAGAGTCCTCACCGGTTTCTCCGGATATCAGGACCCGTGAGATACCAAGGCTTTTGGCAACCCGATCTGCGATCGCTCTCCCATTGGTGTCAGTTATGATGGCACAGGCCCCAGAGTCTTCAGTAACGTATCTGAGTTCATCCTCCTGGTATACGATATTTGCAGGAACAACCACCGCTCCGATTCTCCAGAGTGCAAAGTATGAGATCAGGTAATCTGCTGAACTGTCCAGAAAAAGGATAACACGATCACCGGTCCGGATACCGATCTCTTTGAATCCACCAGCTGTACACAGGATGGCATTGTGCAGTTCTCTCCAGGTATACGAGATATTTCTGGACGGATGAACGAGTGCTATTTTATCAGGATGTTCACGGACATGGATATCGAGAAAAGAGGTGATATTGAACATATAAAACCATACATATTTGTGCTTTGATGGTTAAAGACGTCATTGCTTTTTGGAGTTCCTGATACAGCAATATATTGAGGATATATATTCTGAAAAATATCACTAATATTCTAAAATATTTCAGGATTGTATTATTATGGAGTCCGGGCTGACCTCTTTCATCTCTGGCAAAAATGAGATCAGAAGATCATTTTTGATCATGGGAATCCTCATCACATTATATTGTTTTGCGATGGGAGTACTGGCAACCCTCATACATTCATGTTATATTTCAACTCATGACCTGGCAATTTTTGATCAGTCATTCTGGATGACAGTACACCAGGGGGAGTTCTTTACCAATACGGTAGATACGATTTATCATTGCTCATTCGGGGCTCATAACTCACCAATTTTGATTATCCTGCTTCCATTTTTCCTCGTGTTCCAGCATCCATTATTTTTTACTTATGCAGGTATCATTCTGGTTGGAACTGCGGCGATTCCGTTGTTCTGTATATCCAGAACATTCTTTGATGAAAACAGATCCTATCTTATCGTTATCGTGTACCTTCTTTCTCCTGCAATACACGGGATAAATTTATACAACTTTTCTACGATCTGCTTTGTCCCTCTTCTTTTTTTTCTGTGCTGGCATGGACTTGTCAGCAACAGGTGGAAACTGTACCTTCTTGCAGGTCTTTTACTCGTACTTGTCAGAGAAGATGTGGCCCTTCTTGCCGGAATGACAGGAGTTTATGGCCTTTTCTTTTCAAAAAACAGAACCGGCAATTTAAAAATCTGTCATCTGATTCTGATCGTTTTTGCGTTACTATTTGCAGTATTCTCAATGCTGGTGGTCATCCCTCACTTCTCCCCTGCATCATCACTCTCCTCGCAGTATACAAACAATCTTGTTGAGAACTTTCCACTCTATGGAAAACAGCGAGCGATTTTGTTTACTGAAACATTTGCCCCGCTGCTTTTCATTCCATTTGCAGCACCAGAGATCCTGCTGGTAGGGGCATTCCAGTTTCTGGAAGTGTTCCTCTCTCCGACGTACTCTTTCCTTGATTTACAGTACCATTATCCGGGAATGTTCGAACCAGTAGTCATTCTGGCAACTCTGTATGGATTATATCATATCAATCAGAGAATCCAGATTGCAGGCAGGGAAAACTGGTCACGATATATCGGATATGCTCTGCTGGTGGGATCAATAATCGGTTTTGTGGTTGTCAGCCCGTTTATTGCATACGTAACAGTCATTCCGGATTATCTTGATCAGAAACATTCAGAAAAATTTAATCTGCTTGACTCAATTATCGCCCATATTCCCGACGATGCCGCCATAATCACACAGGATAATGTGATACCCCATCTGGCACAGAGGAAGGAGGCATACCAGTATGGGTATCATCCTGATGCCGATTTTGTTATTATTGAGACCAGTACCGGATATGCAAACTATTTCGCTTCTGATATTCATAAATATCAGAACTGGACCCGTCTAATAAAGAAAAATGACATTGTCGTTCTTTCCAATCCGGCTAAACCAGTTCTCCAGACCTATCTCCGGGGATTATAATGGATTACATATGTCAAGCGATTTTTTAGATATATACACTGAGGAGTCATACTTACTATGAACCTAACATTGTCAGTTCAACTATTTATGCTTGTGAAATGGCTCATCCTGATTCTGCTGCTACAGATTTCAGTCTGGCCAGCCATCAGAAAAATATTTCATAATTATGCCATTCCTCTTTCCTTTCCGGTATCCCTGCTTCTTGCTACACTGATATCATGGTACCTTGCACTAATTCATCTCCCTGTCTCTCTTATGCTGGTCCCATTCATTCTGTTAATCGGGTACTCAGTCTGGAAAAACTTCGTGAGCCTGCAGGAGATCAGGGAAGGATGGATATGGTATGCCATATTTTTTGGAGCGTTCATCCTTACACTTCTCGCAAAACTCTGGTACGATCCCTCGATTGACATTTCATATGAGAAGTTCATGGACTCGATGATCCTCTCATCGATGATGAATACCCCACAGATTCCTCCGGCAGATGGATGGTACGCAGGC
This window encodes:
- the cofD gene encoding 2-phospho-L-lactate transferase — encoded protein: MHRVFDGFNIAPAFGLSDGIRMAVLCYFRNSLSWEDIITVTFLSGGTGTPKLLQGARLTLNDNDIAVIVNTAEDLWYQGGHISPDIDTVMYLFAGILNTKTWWGIDGDTFVTHEQFRSLGVDTYLAVGDRDRAVELLRGELLKGGMTLSQATRELCSRLSVQASVFPMTDQEYTTMIETEGGIIHFQEYWVRHRGSVAIRKVLRVPDTRPDACTGALEAMEKSDLIIIGPSNPITSISPILECSGMVDLLKKKPVVAVSPFIGDKPVSGPAHDLMVALGFEPTSAGVYAAYADFIDLFIQDIRDPVEVPGAIRCDTLMTTPEIAKGIMDLILTRMPV
- a CDS encoding amidohydrolase, translating into MSACVHDPDLFKREGSILITGTRIGDRIADIFIDETGTIRDIGEGIGKKCKGEAEHQISAEKTLAIPGLVNAHTHAAMTLLRGYADDMHLQQWLSEKIWPLEAHLTGEDVYWGTKLACLEMIRSGTVAFNDMYFFMEEAAKAVDESGIRAVLCHGFITFGLPEKFEAEVKATEKLVAHIRGMNNPRITPAVGPHAPYTVPPEHLEWCGSYSRDEDIMLHIHLSETEQEVLDCKKAHGVTPAALLDRCGCLSERTLAAHGCWLEDADCRLLAERGSHVAHNPVSNMKLATGRAMPYPALRDAGVNVALATDGCSSNNNLDMLEEMKVAAIGQKFFWKQDTLLPAEEALAMATTCGARALGIPGGSLAAGQQADIVLVSLDHPSMVPLHNPVSNLVYAASGGLVSTVLCNGRVLMHDKEIPGEADILAGAAQAASGLLSRAAEK
- the aspS gene encoding aspartate--tRNA(Asn) ligase, with amino-acid sequence MRVPINTITPESSTADITGWAHEIRDLGGLAFLLLRDRTGIIQVTVPKKKAAPEVVEALKDISRESVVRVTGTVKPEGKAPGGREVIPDRIEVVSKAATPLPLDVAEKVPAELDTRLDNRFLDARRPRVSAVFKIRSAVQHATRNFLFDNDFIEITTSKIVAAATEGGTELFPIAYFEKEAFLNQSPQLYKQMMMAAGFEKVYEIGPIFRAEEHNTTKHLNEATSIDVEVSFATHEDVMQVLEDLVRSVYSFVDTNCGTAIADLEIDSFAVPEKNFPRLSYTDAIEIASKGMEEPIKFGDDIGTAAERAIGEEMGRHYFIVDWPSSIRPYYAMPYENEPEICKAFDMMHPRMELSSGAQRVHQHDLLVSQIAKKGLNPDNFEFYLSPFKYGMPPHAGWGLGADRLVATMLGLQNVREAVLFPRDRHRVVP
- a CDS encoding methionine synthase, yielding MKPFIPGQILPTTVVGSFPAEPQRTLRSLLDPFHEAVCQAVDAQISAGITIISDGQVRGDMIGTFASRLPGISGKDVIGKVMPSGQTITTKDTRYARTRHQYVKGLVTGPSTLSHGLHLSTANYRSRDELIPDIAEALATEARALGEVGITMLQIDEPIFSTGVADLDLGRKAIEQIVRQVSVPVCLHVCGPLSRIINEYVRMPVQVLDFEGSVDPENLSSLSSQDLKGKYIGYGCVDSSTPKLEDLETVITRIRAGVEELGAERLILDPDCGLRMLPQDVAYAKLSRLCEAAAAVRAETGTDDHQ
- a CDS encoding MarR family transcriptional regulator, with translation MRIPGLNGQQVLAAAVLISAVFFLGVKLLNPTPLVIWSTGTDFVIQTEHIGDVYTITDVAIIICASLVVCASALILLFYDQIHIVASPLPVQTKSSEPEVPLPSPLEERRRKWEAVLPTLKEDQQLIYQSILDADGLIPQSDIVEKTGLSKSNVSRTLDILESMGLIERRRRGMGNIILLK
- a CDS encoding class I adenylate-forming enzyme family protein; protein product: MFNITSFLDIHVREHPDKIALVHPSRNISYTWRELHNAILCTAGGFKEIGIRTGDRVILFLDSSADYLISYFALWRIGAVVVPANIVYQEDELRYVTEDSGACAIITDTNGRAIADRVAKSLGISRVLISGETGEDSLEHFRLSAPLRYPHPCHPDDLSQIQYTSGTTGRPKGAMLTQGGWMAALEAERDALELRGDDVYLGIYPMGHVGISWGISVLKQGGTWVILERFQLDKYMALVKEFKVTVLSSMPPVIHSIMETSPETDSNLVSVRRIISGGGPMHSPTWRAFHHRFGIPVINAYGLSETIVIGSGTVIRPEHYPEADEYNSVGTPVGYTEIRVVHEDDPSITLPDTQAGEIAIRGPAVALGYWQKPEETAAVFLPDGWFLTGDVGYIDKNGMLVITDRKKDMIIMSGWKIYPTEVENSLILHPDIADIAIFGCPDEEKGEIPAAAVVPKAGCTVTHESLVAFARKHLAGYKIPRKTIIVGNLPRVGGWKLLRRQLRDQYCQI
- a CDS encoding DUF2079 domain-containing protein; amino-acid sequence: MESGLTSFISGKNEIRRSFLIMGILITLYCFAMGVLATLIHSCYISTHDLAIFDQSFWMTVHQGEFFTNTVDTIYHCSFGAHNSPILIILLPFFLVFQHPLFFTYAGIILVGTAAIPLFCISRTFFDENRSYLIVIVYLLSPAIHGINLYNFSTICFVPLLFFLCWHGLVSNRWKLYLLAGLLLVLVREDVALLAGMTGVYGLFFSKNRTGNLKICHLILIVFALLFAVFSMLVVIPHFSPASSLSSQYTNNLVENFPLYGKQRAILFTETFAPLLFIPFAAPEILLVGAFQFLEVFLSPTYSFLDLQYHYPGMFEPVVILATLYGLYHINQRIQIAGRENWSRYIGYALLVGSIIGFVVVSPFIAYVTVIPDYLDQKHSEKFNLLDSIIAHIPDDAAIITQDNVIPHLAQRKEAYQYGYHPDADFVIIETSTGYANYFASDIHKYQNWTRLIKKNDIVVLSNPAKPVLQTYLRGL